One genomic region from Burkholderia latens encodes:
- a CDS encoding Bax inhibitor-1/YccA family protein, which yields MNDYPYNFGRGGSVSTAEVRNRVLRNTYWLLALSMVPTVLGAWVGVATGFSLFAATSPMMSLLAFFAIAFGFMFGIERTKNSAAGVFVLLGFTFFMGLMLSRLLSFILGFSNGPSLIMLAFGGTGIIFAAMATIATVSKRDFSGLGKWLFMGVIVILLASVANIFLQLPALMLTVSVLAIAIFSAYMLFDVQRVVNGGETNYISATLAIYLDLYNVFTNLLALLGIFGGNRN from the coding sequence ATGAACGACTATCCGTACAATTTCGGCCGCGGCGGCTCCGTCAGCACCGCGGAGGTTCGCAACCGCGTGCTGCGGAACACGTACTGGCTGCTCGCGCTGTCGATGGTGCCGACAGTGCTGGGAGCATGGGTCGGCGTCGCGACGGGCTTCTCGCTGTTCGCAGCCACGAGCCCGATGATGAGCCTGCTCGCGTTCTTCGCGATCGCGTTCGGCTTCATGTTCGGGATCGAGCGCACGAAAAACAGCGCGGCAGGCGTGTTCGTGCTGCTCGGCTTCACGTTCTTCATGGGCCTGATGCTGTCGCGCCTGTTGAGCTTCATCCTCGGCTTCTCGAACGGCCCGTCGCTGATCATGCTCGCGTTCGGCGGCACCGGCATCATCTTCGCCGCGATGGCGACGATCGCCACCGTCAGCAAGCGTGACTTCTCCGGGCTCGGCAAGTGGCTGTTCATGGGCGTGATCGTGATCCTGCTGGCATCGGTCGCAAACATCTTCCTGCAGTTGCCGGCTCTGATGCTCACCGTGTCGGTGCTCGCGATCGCGATCTTTTCGGCCTATATGCTGTTCGACGTCCAGCGTGTCGTGAACGGCGGCGAGACGAACTACATCTCGGCCACGCTCGCCATCTACCTCGATCTGTACAACGTATTCACGAACCTGCTCGCGCTGCTCGGCATCTTCGGCGGCAACCGCAACTGA
- the ispG gene encoding flavodoxin-dependent (E)-4-hydroxy-3-methylbut-2-enyl-diphosphate synthase: MQSEAQSPRSSQICSTEPVFGGHQPRRVSHAVNVRWGGQLVTIGGDAPVRVQSMTNTDTADAIGTAIQIKELANAGSELVRITVNTPEAAAAVPAIREQLDRMGVTVPLVGDFHYNGHLLLRDYPGCAESLSKYRINPGNVGQGAKRDTQFAQMIEAAAKYDKPVRIGVNWGSLDQDLLARMMDENAARAQPWDAQSVMYEALIQSAIGSAERAVELGLGRDRIVLSCKVSGVQDLIAVYRELARRCGFALHLGLTEAGMGSKGIVASTAALGVLLQEGIGDTIRISLTPEPGAPRTGEVIVGQEILQTMGLRSFAPMVIACPGCGRTTSTLFQELAMQIQTYLREQMPVWRKEYPGVEKMNVAVMGCIVNGPGESKHANIGISLPGSGENPAAPVFIDGEKVKTLRGERIAEEFQQIVSDYVARNYGRTEALN; the protein is encoded by the coding sequence ATGCAATCCGAAGCTCAATCCCCACGCAGCAGTCAGATTTGTTCAACCGAGCCGGTGTTCGGCGGACATCAGCCGCGTCGTGTGTCGCATGCGGTGAATGTTCGTTGGGGCGGACAACTCGTGACGATCGGCGGCGATGCGCCGGTGCGCGTGCAGTCGATGACGAATACCGATACGGCCGATGCAATCGGTACCGCGATCCAGATCAAGGAACTCGCGAATGCGGGCTCCGAGCTGGTGCGCATCACGGTCAACACGCCGGAAGCCGCGGCGGCCGTGCCCGCGATCCGTGAGCAGCTCGACCGGATGGGCGTGACCGTTCCGCTCGTCGGCGATTTCCACTACAACGGCCACCTGTTGCTGCGCGATTATCCGGGCTGCGCGGAGTCGCTGTCGAAGTACCGGATCAACCCGGGCAACGTCGGCCAGGGCGCGAAGCGCGACACGCAGTTCGCGCAGATGATCGAAGCCGCCGCGAAGTACGACAAGCCGGTGCGGATCGGCGTGAACTGGGGCAGCCTCGACCAGGACCTGCTCGCGCGGATGATGGACGAGAACGCCGCGCGTGCGCAGCCGTGGGATGCGCAGAGCGTGATGTACGAGGCGCTGATCCAGTCGGCGATCGGCTCGGCCGAGCGTGCGGTGGAACTGGGTCTCGGCCGCGACCGGATCGTGCTGTCGTGCAAGGTCAGCGGCGTGCAGGACCTGATCGCCGTGTACCGCGAGCTCGCGCGCCGCTGCGGCTTCGCGCTGCACCTCGGCCTGACCGAGGCGGGCATGGGCTCGAAGGGCATCGTCGCGTCGACTGCCGCGCTCGGCGTGCTGCTGCAGGAAGGGATCGGCGACACGATTCGCATCTCGCTGACGCCCGAACCGGGCGCGCCGCGCACCGGCGAGGTGATCGTCGGCCAGGAGATCCTGCAAACGATGGGCCTGCGCTCGTTCGCACCGATGGTGATCGCGTGTCCGGGATGCGGCCGTACGACCAGCACGTTGTTCCAGGAACTCGCGATGCAGATCCAGACCTACCTGCGCGAGCAGATGCCGGTCTGGCGCAAGGAGTATCCGGGCGTCGAGAAGATGAACGTCGCGGTGATGGGCTGCATCGTCAACGGTCCGGGCGAATCGAAGCACGCGAACATCGGCATCAGCCTGCCCGGGTCGGGCGAGAATCCGGCCGCACCCGTCTTCATCGACGGCGAGAAGGTCAAGACGCTGCGCGGCGAGCGGATCGCCGAGGAATTCCAGCAGATCGTCAGCGACTACGTCGCGCGCAACTACGGCCGTACCGAGGCCCTGAACTAA
- the rpoS gene encoding RNA polymerase sigma factor RpoS: protein MPKSKRHEPQAESEKISRATQASVERAGASTDDEDDVAENDRDLEARDAEADGDDEHEGRAEAAPDVDDFRALLQAELTADTIQHYLNRISVKPLLTVEEEQRYSRLAKAGEFEARQVMIERNLRLVVSIAKGYLNRGVPLLDLIEEGNLGLMHAIEKFDPTRGFRFSTYATWWIRQSIERAIMNQARTVRLPVHVIRELNQVLRAKRHLEKNSMSTGEAAERREASIDDIAYLTGKTAEEVTDILALNEHTASLDAPLDLDPASSLLDLLPDDQSQSPDAEVQHRELETLTRAWLSRLSDKHRHVIERRFGLNHIEPATLEELADEMGLTRERVRQIQQEALVRLKRFFASNGVRKDAVL, encoded by the coding sequence ATGCCGAAATCGAAGCGCCACGAGCCGCAAGCCGAGTCTGAGAAGATCAGTCGTGCCACGCAAGCATCGGTGGAGCGAGCTGGCGCTTCGACGGACGACGAAGACGACGTCGCGGAAAACGACCGCGATCTCGAGGCACGCGACGCCGAAGCGGACGGCGACGACGAGCACGAAGGCCGGGCGGAAGCCGCGCCCGACGTCGACGATTTCCGCGCATTGCTGCAGGCTGAACTCACGGCCGACACGATCCAGCATTACCTGAACCGCATCAGCGTGAAGCCGCTGCTGACCGTCGAGGAGGAGCAGCGCTATTCGCGTCTCGCGAAGGCCGGTGAATTCGAGGCGAGGCAGGTGATGATCGAGCGCAACCTGCGCCTCGTCGTCAGTATCGCAAAGGGCTATTTGAACCGCGGCGTGCCGCTGCTCGACCTGATCGAGGAAGGCAATCTCGGGCTGATGCACGCGATCGAGAAATTCGACCCGACGCGCGGCTTTCGTTTTTCGACGTACGCGACGTGGTGGATCCGGCAGAGCATCGAGCGCGCGATCATGAACCAGGCGCGCACCGTGCGGCTGCCCGTGCACGTGATCCGTGAGCTGAACCAGGTGCTGCGCGCGAAGCGCCACCTCGAAAAGAATTCGATGTCGACGGGCGAGGCGGCGGAGCGCCGCGAAGCCAGCATCGACGACATCGCCTATCTCACCGGCAAGACCGCCGAGGAAGTCACCGACATCCTCGCACTCAACGAACACACCGCATCGCTCGACGCGCCGCTCGATCTCGATCCCGCGAGCAGCCTGCTCGACCTGTTGCCCGACGACCAGAGCCAGTCGCCCGATGCCGAAGTCCAGCACCGCGAACTCGAGACGCTCACGCGCGCATGGCTGTCGCGGCTGTCGGACAAGCACCGGCATGTAATCGAGCGCCGCTTCGGCCTCAACCACATCGAGCCGGCCACGCTCGAGGAACTGGCGGACGAAATGGGGCTTACGCGCGAGCGCGTGCGGCAGATCCAGCAGGAAGCGCTGGTGCGCCTCAAGCGGTTCTTCGCCTCCAACGGTGTGCGCAAGGACGCCGTTCTGTAA
- the rlmN gene encoding 23S rRNA (adenine(2503)-C(2))-methyltransferase RlmN, with the protein MTSETSVNLLDFDAEGLVAYCGSLGEKPFRAKQLQRWIHQYNAGDFDGMTDLAKSLREKLKGRASIGMPDIVSDHVSADGTRKWLIDVGNGNAVETVFIPEETRGTLCVSSQAGCAVNCRFCSTGKQGFSRNLSTAEIIGQLRMAEFALRASLGRAPGPNGKAERVVTNVVMMGMGEPLLNYNAVVPAMRLMLDDNAYGLSRRRVTLSTSGVVPMMDRLGAELPVALAVSLHAPNDALRDELVPLNKKHPLRELMAACERYLKVAPRDFITFEYCMLDGVNDTEAHARELLAVTRDVPCKFNLIPFNPFPESGLIRSKPEQIKRFAQVLIDAGVVTTVRKTRGDDIDAACGQLAGAVKDRTRLAERTGAAAKIIEVRAI; encoded by the coding sequence ATGACGAGCGAAACTTCCGTCAATCTTCTCGACTTCGATGCCGAGGGTCTTGTCGCGTACTGCGGCAGCCTCGGCGAGAAGCCGTTCCGCGCCAAGCAGTTGCAGCGCTGGATCCACCAGTACAACGCCGGCGATTTCGACGGCATGACCGATCTTGCGAAGTCCCTGAGAGAGAAGCTCAAGGGCCGCGCGTCGATCGGGATGCCCGACATCGTCAGCGATCACGTTTCCGCCGACGGCACGCGCAAGTGGCTGATCGACGTCGGAAACGGCAATGCAGTCGAAACCGTGTTCATCCCGGAAGAGACGCGCGGCACGCTGTGCGTGTCGTCGCAGGCTGGGTGCGCGGTCAACTGCCGGTTCTGCTCGACGGGCAAGCAGGGTTTCTCCCGCAATCTGTCGACAGCCGAAATCATCGGTCAGCTCCGGATGGCCGAATTTGCATTGCGTGCGTCGCTCGGTCGCGCGCCCGGTCCGAACGGCAAGGCCGAACGGGTCGTCACCAACGTGGTGATGATGGGCATGGGCGAGCCGCTGCTGAATTACAACGCGGTCGTGCCGGCGATGCGGCTGATGCTGGACGACAACGCGTACGGCTTGTCGCGCCGCCGCGTCACGCTGTCGACGTCCGGCGTCGTGCCGATGATGGACCGTCTCGGCGCCGAACTGCCGGTCGCGCTCGCCGTGTCGCTGCACGCGCCGAACGATGCGCTGCGCGACGAACTGGTGCCGCTCAACAAGAAGCATCCGCTTCGCGAGCTGATGGCCGCGTGCGAACGCTATCTGAAAGTCGCGCCGCGCGATTTCATTACTTTCGAATACTGCATGCTCGACGGTGTCAACGATACCGAAGCGCATGCGCGCGAACTGCTGGCCGTCACGCGTGACGTGCCGTGCAAGTTCAATCTGATCCCGTTCAATCCGTTCCCGGAGTCGGGCCTCATCCGCTCGAAGCCGGAGCAGATCAAGCGCTTTGCACAGGTTCTGATCGACGCGGGTGTCGTCACGACCGTGCGCAAGACGCGCGGCGACGACATCGACGCCGCATGCGGGCAGCTGGCGGGCGCGGTGAAGGACCGCACGCGCCTGGCGGAGCGGACGGGCGCAGCAGCAAAGATCATCGAAGTCCGGGCGATTTGA
- the hisS gene encoding histidine--tRNA ligase has product MTEQKRKIEKLTGVKGMNDILPQDAGLWEFFEATVKSLLRAYGYQNIRTPIVEHTQLFTRGIGEVTDIVEKEMYSFTDALNGENLTMRPENTAAVVRAAIEHNMLYDGPKRLWYIGPMFRHERPQRGRYRQFHQVGVEALGFAGPDADAEIIMMCQRLWDDLGLTGIKLEINSLGLAEERAAHRVELIKYLEQFVDVLDEDAKRRLYTNPLRVLDTKTPALQEIAQNAPKLIDFLGDESRAHFEGLQRLLLANNIPFKINPRLVRGLDYYNLTVFEWVTDKLGAQGTVAAGGRYDPLIEQLGGKPTAACGWAMGIERILELLKEENLAPEQEGVDVYVVHQGETAREQAFIAAERLRDTGLDVIFHCSADGAPASFKSQMKRADASGAAFAVIFGEEEVANGTVGVKALRGSGQEGEKNVQQTVPVESLTEFLINAMVASAEDGDD; this is encoded by the coding sequence ATGACTGAACAGAAACGCAAGATCGAGAAACTCACCGGCGTCAAAGGCATGAACGACATCCTTCCGCAGGATGCCGGCCTGTGGGAGTTCTTCGAAGCTACCGTGAAATCGCTGTTGCGCGCGTACGGCTACCAGAACATCCGCACGCCGATCGTCGAGCACACGCAGCTGTTCACGCGCGGCATCGGCGAAGTCACCGACATCGTCGAGAAGGAGATGTACAGCTTCACCGATGCGCTGAACGGCGAAAACCTGACGATGCGCCCGGAGAACACCGCGGCCGTCGTGCGGGCCGCGATCGAGCACAACATGCTGTACGACGGCCCGAAGCGGCTGTGGTACATCGGTCCGATGTTCCGTCACGAGCGCCCGCAGCGCGGCCGCTACCGCCAGTTCCACCAGGTCGGCGTCGAGGCGCTTGGCTTCGCGGGCCCGGATGCGGACGCCGAAATCATCATGATGTGCCAGCGCCTGTGGGACGATCTCGGGCTGACCGGCATCAAGCTCGAGATCAATTCGCTCGGCCTCGCCGAAGAGCGCGCCGCGCACCGCGTCGAACTGATCAAATATCTCGAGCAGTTTGTCGACGTGCTCGACGAGGACGCGAAGCGCCGCCTGTATACGAACCCGCTGCGCGTGCTCGACACGAAGACCCCCGCGCTGCAGGAAATCGCGCAGAACGCGCCGAAGCTGATCGACTTCCTCGGCGACGAATCGCGTGCGCATTTCGAAGGGCTGCAACGCCTGCTGCTCGCGAACAACATTCCGTTCAAGATCAATCCGCGTCTCGTGCGCGGCCTCGACTACTACAACCTGACCGTGTTCGAGTGGGTGACCGACAAGCTCGGCGCGCAGGGCACTGTCGCGGCCGGCGGCCGCTACGACCCGCTGATCGAGCAGCTCGGCGGCAAGCCGACTGCCGCTTGCGGTTGGGCGATGGGCATCGAGCGCATCCTCGAACTGCTGAAGGAAGAGAATCTCGCGCCGGAGCAGGAAGGTGTCGACGTATACGTCGTGCACCAGGGCGAGACGGCGCGCGAACAGGCGTTCATCGCGGCCGAGCGTCTGCGCGATACGGGCCTCGACGTGATTTTCCACTGCAGCGCCGATGGCGCGCCGGCGAGCTTCAAGTCGCAGATGAAGCGGGCCGATGCGAGCGGCGCCGCGTTCGCGGTGATCTTCGGCGAGGAAGAGGTCGCGAACGGCACGGTGGGCGTGAAAGCGTTGCGCGGGTCGGGCCAGGAAGGGGAAAAGAACGTTCAGCAGACCGTACCGGTCGAAAGCTTGACCGAATTCCTAATCAATGCGATGGTTGCATCCGCCGAAGACGGCGACGACTGA
- the ndk gene encoding nucleoside-diphosphate kinase yields the protein MAIERTLSIIKPDAVAKNVIGQIYSRFEGAGLKIVAARMAHLSRADAEKFYAVHAARPFFKDLVDFMISGPVMIQVLEGEGAILKNRDLMGATDPKKAEKGTIRADFADSIDANAVHGSDAAETAAVEIAFFFPEMNVYSR from the coding sequence ATGGCAATCGAGCGCACCCTGTCGATCATCAAGCCGGATGCGGTGGCAAAGAACGTGATCGGCCAGATCTACAGCCGTTTCGAAGGCGCCGGCCTGAAGATCGTCGCAGCGCGCATGGCACACCTGTCGCGTGCTGACGCAGAGAAGTTCTACGCAGTTCACGCGGCACGCCCGTTCTTCAAGGATCTCGTCGATTTCATGATCTCGGGCCCGGTGATGATCCAGGTTCTGGAAGGCGAAGGCGCAATCCTGAAGAACCGCGACCTGATGGGCGCGACGGATCCGAAGAAGGCGGAAAAGGGCACGATCCGCGCCGACTTCGCCGACAGCATCGACGCGAACGCCGTGCACGGCTCGGACGCTGCCGAAACGGCTGCGGTCGAAATCGCGTTCTTCTTCCCGGAAATGAACGTCTACTCGCGCTAA
- a CDS encoding endonuclease/exonuclease/phosphatase family protein — MRLIDWNIQWGRDADGIVDLARTIAAARLLGDFDVLCMQEVTRGFGALPGQPGPDQFAELAALLPGYTIVDAIGADLPALEPGAPRRQFGNAIATRLPVARVLRQLLPWPADAGTPSMPRVAVEVELATSTSALRVVTTHLEFYSARQRLAQVDALRARHREACAHGAHPAPAENATGPFTATDQPRDAIICGDFNSAFGSDAYRRLLEPIADAPSFVDAWVARHAGCTPPPTAGVYDTAQWSDGPLACDFVFVTDTLLPRVTRCEIDGDVRASDHQPLILELDLD; from the coding sequence ATGCGACTGATCGACTGGAACATTCAATGGGGTCGGGATGCCGACGGCATCGTCGACCTCGCACGCACGATCGCCGCCGCGCGCCTGCTTGGCGACTTCGACGTGCTGTGCATGCAGGAAGTCACGCGCGGCTTCGGCGCGCTGCCCGGCCAGCCAGGCCCCGACCAGTTCGCCGAACTGGCGGCGCTGCTGCCCGGCTATACGATCGTCGACGCGATCGGCGCCGACCTGCCGGCGCTCGAACCCGGCGCGCCTCGCCGGCAGTTCGGCAACGCGATAGCGACCCGGCTGCCGGTTGCGCGGGTGCTGCGCCAACTGCTGCCTTGGCCGGCAGACGCCGGTACGCCATCGATGCCGCGCGTCGCGGTCGAGGTGGAACTGGCGACATCGACGAGCGCGCTGCGCGTAGTCACGACACACCTCGAGTTCTACTCGGCCCGCCAGCGGCTCGCGCAGGTCGATGCGCTGCGCGCGCGACACCGCGAAGCATGCGCACACGGCGCCCACCCTGCTCCGGCCGAGAATGCGACCGGGCCGTTCACCGCAACCGACCAGCCGCGCGACGCGATCATCTGCGGCGACTTCAACAGCGCGTTCGGCAGCGATGCGTACCGGCGCCTGCTGGAGCCGATCGCCGACGCGCCGTCGTTCGTCGATGCATGGGTCGCCCGGCACGCGGGCTGCACGCCGCCGCCGACGGCCGGTGTCTACGATACCGCCCAGTGGTCGGACGGCCCGCTCGCCTGCGACTTCGTGTTCGTGACCGATACGCTGCTGCCGCGCGTCACGCGCTGCGAGATCGACGGCGACGTGCGCGCGTCGGACCACCAGCCGCTCATACTCGAACTCGATCTGGATTGA
- a CDS encoding 3'-5' exonuclease: MTPILVFDIETIPDVDGIRRLEDLPATLDDAAVAEHAFAARREKTGSDFLPHHLQRIAAISCVFRDNNGFRVRSLGTPQDNEAALIQSFYRVIEKYTPQLVSWNGGGFDLPVLHYRALVHGIPATRYWDLGEDDREFKWNNYISRYHSRHTDLMDVLAMYQARANAPLDALAKLCGFPGKLGMDGSQVWPAFQDGRIEEIRNYCETDVVNTYLLYCRFQLMRGGLTPSEYADEILLVKNALAQEPAPHWAEYLAGFDA; the protein is encoded by the coding sequence ATGACACCGATTCTCGTTTTTGACATCGAGACCATTCCCGATGTCGACGGCATTCGCCGTCTGGAAGATCTCCCCGCGACGCTCGACGATGCCGCTGTCGCCGAACATGCATTCGCCGCGCGCCGCGAGAAGACCGGCAGCGATTTCCTGCCGCATCACCTGCAGCGCATCGCGGCGATCTCTTGCGTGTTCCGCGACAACAACGGTTTTCGCGTGCGCTCGCTCGGCACGCCGCAGGACAATGAGGCGGCGCTGATCCAGTCGTTCTACCGCGTGATCGAGAAATACACGCCGCAGCTCGTGTCCTGGAACGGCGGCGGCTTCGATCTGCCGGTGCTCCACTATCGCGCGCTCGTGCACGGGATTCCCGCGACCCGGTACTGGGATCTCGGCGAGGACGATCGCGAATTCAAGTGGAACAACTATATTTCGCGCTATCACTCGCGGCATACCGATCTGATGGACGTGCTGGCGATGTATCAGGCGCGGGCGAACGCACCGCTCGATGCGCTCGCGAAGCTGTGCGGCTTTCCGGGCAAGCTCGGGATGGACGGCAGCCAGGTGTGGCCCGCGTTTCAGGACGGGCGCATCGAGGAGATCCGCAACTATTGCGAGACCGACGTCGTCAACACGTATCTGCTGTATTGCCGCTTCCAGCTGATGCGCGGCGGGCTCACGCCGAGCGAGTATGCGGACGAGATCCTGCTCGTGAAAAACGCGCTGGCGCAGGAGCCCGCGCCGCACTGGGCCGAATATCTGGCCGGATTCGACGCCTAG
- a CDS encoding helix-turn-helix domain-containing protein: protein MSEPQPTNGAETNAAQPASAGLETLAAVGSRLAQLREAKGWTVDDVSARLKVAPPKLRALEAGDISHLPGVTFALGVVRSYAKMLGVDPEPFAQALRRERGVPEVDLSMPASSGTDLPRGRVSIPLGGSSGHHPWLWGTAIVVIAVIAVLMWHTGGDSSSWLARFKGGDAGHASAASAPAASTVDEAAAAGASTAVGNVAPAAAPAQVAASGAAPQVVASAAPAPVVAAPASQPVVAAAEAASTAVVPAQPASVAVAAGQSMIELKVKQDCWFSVRDKNGKELFSALVRAGETKQVAGDGPFKVTIGNKAGLDTVAFDGKPVDPAKYSAARGNVARFTLP from the coding sequence ATGAGTGAGCCGCAGCCGACCAACGGCGCAGAGACGAATGCCGCGCAGCCGGCATCGGCGGGACTGGAAACGCTGGCGGCTGTCGGCAGCCGGCTGGCGCAGCTCCGGGAGGCGAAGGGCTGGACGGTCGACGACGTATCGGCGCGGCTCAAGGTTGCTCCGCCGAAGTTGCGCGCGCTCGAGGCAGGCGACATCAGCCATCTGCCCGGCGTGACGTTCGCGCTCGGCGTCGTGCGCAGCTACGCCAAGATGCTCGGCGTCGATCCGGAGCCGTTCGCGCAGGCGTTGCGCCGCGAGCGCGGCGTGCCGGAAGTCGACCTGTCGATGCCCGCCTCGTCGGGGACGGATTTGCCGCGCGGCCGCGTATCGATTCCGCTCGGCGGCTCATCCGGTCACCATCCGTGGCTGTGGGGGACGGCGATCGTCGTCATCGCGGTGATCGCGGTGCTCATGTGGCACACTGGCGGCGATTCGTCGAGCTGGCTCGCGCGCTTCAAGGGCGGCGACGCCGGCCATGCGTCCGCGGCGAGCGCGCCGGCGGCGTCCACCGTCGACGAGGCGGCTGCGGCAGGTGCGTCGACGGCAGTCGGTAACGTTGCGCCTGCCGCCGCGCCCGCGCAAGTTGCGGCGTCCGGTGCGGCGCCGCAGGTCGTAGCATCGGCAGCGCCGGCGCCCGTGGTCGCGGCACCCGCATCGCAGCCCGTCGTCGCGGCGGCCGAAGCGGCGAGCACAGCCGTCGTGCCGGCCCAGCCCGCAAGCGTCGCGGTGGCGGCAGGCCAGTCGATGATCGAACTGAAGGTCAAGCAGGATTGCTGGTTCAGCGTGCGCGACAAGAATGGCAAGGAGCTGTTCTCGGCGCTGGTGCGGGCCGGCGAGACGAAGCAGGTCGCGGGCGACGGGCCGTTCAAGGTCACGATCGGCAACAAGGCCGGCCTCGATACGGTCGCGTTCGACGGAAAACCCGTCGATCCGGCAAAATATTCGGCAGCGCGGGGTAACGTGGCGCGGTTCACGTTGCCCTGA
- the rlmD gene encoding 23S rRNA (uracil(1939)-C(5))-methyltransferase RlmD, whose amino-acid sequence MSEAVPTSARKSKNAPVAPGPAPVLEIESLDMEARGVGRTATEDGTPGKVIFVEGALPGERVTYSSYRRKPSYEQATVVDILRPSVMRTQPKCKFFGTCGGCSMQHLDMRAQVAIKQRVLEDNLWHLSKLRADAMYAPIHGPSWGYRYRARLTVRNVAKKGGVLVGFHERKSSYVADMTSCEVLPPHVSAMLMPLRRLVEGLSIRDRMPQIELAVGSTVTALVLRVLEPINADDEALLRAFADEHNVQFWLQPKGPDTVTPFYPLDVSLDYTLPEFGIRMPFKPTDFTQVNHQINRVLVGRALRLLAPSRDDRVLDLFCGIGNFTLPLARLSREVMGIEGSETLTTRALANARENGVDGHTTFACRNLFEVTGDDLRALGAFDKFLIDPPREGALAVSKALAEIAQSGDGPLPKRIVYVSCNPSTLARDAGLLVHEAGYRLKGAGVVNMFPNTSHVESIALFERD is encoded by the coding sequence GTGTCCGAAGCCGTCCCCACTTCTGCGCGCAAATCGAAAAATGCGCCCGTCGCGCCCGGGCCTGCCCCGGTTCTGGAGATCGAATCGCTCGACATGGAAGCGCGCGGTGTCGGCCGCACGGCTACCGAGGACGGCACGCCCGGGAAGGTGATCTTCGTCGAAGGCGCGTTGCCCGGCGAACGCGTCACCTATTCGAGCTACCGCCGCAAGCCAAGCTACGAGCAGGCAACCGTCGTCGACATTCTGCGCCCGAGCGTGATGCGCACGCAGCCGAAATGCAAGTTCTTCGGCACGTGCGGCGGCTGTTCGATGCAGCATCTGGACATGCGCGCGCAAGTGGCGATCAAGCAGCGCGTGCTTGAGGACAACCTGTGGCACTTGTCGAAGCTGCGCGCCGACGCGATGTATGCGCCGATCCACGGGCCGTCGTGGGGCTACCGCTACCGCGCGCGCCTGACGGTGCGCAACGTCGCGAAGAAGGGCGGCGTGCTGGTCGGCTTCCACGAAAGGAAGAGCAGCTACGTTGCCGACATGACGAGCTGCGAAGTGTTGCCGCCGCATGTGTCGGCGATGCTCATGCCGCTGCGCCGGCTCGTCGAGGGTTTGTCGATCCGCGACCGGATGCCCCAAATCGAGCTCGCGGTCGGCTCGACGGTCACGGCGCTGGTGCTGCGCGTGCTCGAGCCGATCAATGCGGACGACGAGGCGCTGCTGCGCGCGTTCGCGGACGAGCACAACGTGCAGTTCTGGCTGCAGCCGAAAGGCCCGGACACGGTGACGCCGTTCTATCCGCTCGACGTGTCGCTCGACTACACGTTGCCGGAGTTCGGCATTCGCATGCCGTTCAAGCCGACCGACTTCACGCAGGTCAACCATCAGATCAACCGCGTGCTCGTGGGCCGCGCGCTGCGTCTGCTCGCGCCGTCGCGCGACGATCGCGTGCTCGACCTGTTCTGCGGGATCGGCAACTTCACGCTGCCGCTCGCGCGCCTGTCGCGCGAGGTGATGGGCATCGAAGGCAGCGAAACACTGACGACGCGCGCGCTCGCGAACGCGCGCGAGAACGGCGTCGACGGCCACACGACGTTCGCGTGCCGCAACCTGTTCGAAGTAACCGGCGACGATCTCCGCGCGCTCGGCGCATTCGACAAGTTCCTGATCGATCCGCCGCGCGAAGGCGCGCTCGCGGTGTCGAAGGCGCTGGCCGAAATCGCGCAGAGTGGCGACGGTCCGCTGCCGAAGCGGATCGTCTACGTGTCGTGCAATCCGTCGACGCTCGCGCGCGACGCGGGCCTGCTCGTGCACGAGGCCGGCTACCGGCTGAAGGGCGCCGGAGTCGTGAACATGTTCCCGAATACGTCGCACGTCGAATCGATCGCGCTGTTCGAGCGCGATTGA